A window of Microbacterium hominis genomic DNA:
GTACATCGGTATGACCTCTCGGGGCGCCTCATCGAGCGGGTCGACATGCCGGTCAGCCAGCCGTCGAGCTGCTCGTTCGCCGCTGACGGGACTCTCTATGTGACCTCGGCGCGCGAGGGGTTGTCCGCGGAGCAGCTGGCTCGCGAGCCGCTCGCAGGCAGCGTGTTCGCCATCGACACCGACACCCGGGGCGTGCCCGTCGCGGCCTTCGCCGCCTGAGCAGAGGAGTGAGTGAATGAAGGATCATGACGGCCGGACCTGCCTGGTCATCGGCGGAAGCAGCGGAATCGGGCGCGGCGCCTGCCAGGCGCTCGCCGCCGCGGGTGCGCGTGTCGCCGTGCACGGGCTCGATCTCGACGATGCGGCACAGGTCGCAGCATCCATCGAGGAATCGGGAGGGCGCGCGATCGCCGTCGCCGGCGACGTTCGCGACCCCGAGACCTCTCTGCAGGCCGTCGACACGACCCTCGCGACGTTCGGGTCGCTCGATTCGCTCGTCGTCTCCAGCGGGATCCAGCGATACGGCGACGTCGTGGAGACGGCCGTCGAGGAGTGGGACGAGGTGTTCGATGTGAATGTTCGCGGGGCATATCTCGCGGCGCGGGCCGCGCTGCCCGCGATCCGCTCGACGGATTCCGGCACCGTCGTCTTCGTCGCCTCCGTGCAGGGGTCAGCCAGTCAGCCGAGGGTCGCCGCGTACTCCGCGAGCAAGGGCGCGCT
This region includes:
- a CDS encoding SDR family NAD(P)-dependent oxidoreductase — encoded protein: MKDHDGRTCLVIGGSSGIGRGACQALAAAGARVAVHGLDLDDAAQVAASIEESGGRAIAVAGDVRDPETSLQAVDTTLATFGSLDSLVVSSGIQRYGDVVETAVEEWDEVFDVNVRGAYLAARAALPAIRSTDSGTVVFVASVQGSASQPRVAAYSASKGALIALVRSMAVDEALHGVRVNSVSPGSIDTPMLRSSAEQASRAGGRHVEEVLAHWGTAHALGRVGDDAEVGEAIAFLAGPRSGFITGVDLRVDGGMMARLPAPIGELR